The following are encoded together in the uncultured Draconibacterium sp. genome:
- a CDS encoding Smr/MutS family protein, whose amino-acid sequence MQNIYPNNFEAKIGFDRIREMLTNKCISTMGNEWVEEMHFQTAYETISAQLGEVEEFCIIVREFDSFPASHFYDLREALKKIKIEGRFLEPAELFDLKRSLESVRAIVNFFNKQEDERFPTLKAKTKNIQVFPYIYDRIDTIINKLGKIRDNASPELAQIRKNIFSMQSNMSKRLHAILKQAQKDGLVEEDASVSIRDGRAVIPIAAGNKRKIKGIVYDESSTGKTSYIEPNEIVEMNNEIRELEYAERREIVKILTDFSNDIRPYLEDLFYSYDFLGEIDFIRAKALLAVEFDAQKPDFRDEAIIEWYHAIHPLLLKTLQKEKRKIVPLDIKLTEEKHILLISGPNAGGKSVCLKTTGLLQYMLQCGLLIPVNDGSKTGIFHQLFIDIGDEQSMENDLSTYSSHLMNMKHFVRNCDQKTLVLIDEFGTGTEPMLGGAIAESILDKLTQLGTFGVITTHYTNLKHFASSADGIANGAMLYDAQNMNPLFKLDIGKPGSSFAFEIARKIGLPEDILEKATEKVGKDHIDFDRNLRQINRDKRYWETKRMKIRKVEKILDDTAESYETELQEIQKQRKEILKKAKEEADALLKGVNKRIENTIHEIKKAQADKEKTKQARENLVDLKQEVDRTINADDGQISRKMDKLRQREKNRNKRRPEEFKKSIQKEKLEERIELKPGDKVRIKGQDTIGDLIELNTKNAVVAFGQLMTTMPRKNIERLSNNEAKKLDKKRYTKSTTLTDSFAQKRLTFKPEIDIRGERAEDAIRKITEFIDEAIMFESGQLRILHGKGNGILRQIIRDYLRSEPMVRSYKDEHVDFGGSGITLVNLAL is encoded by the coding sequence ATGCAAAATATTTATCCAAATAACTTCGAGGCAAAAATTGGTTTCGACCGTATTCGTGAAATGCTGACAAACAAATGTATCAGCACTATGGGAAACGAATGGGTTGAAGAAATGCATTTTCAAACGGCATACGAAACAATTTCTGCTCAATTGGGTGAAGTAGAAGAATTTTGCATTATCGTTAGGGAGTTCGACAGTTTTCCGGCTTCTCATTTTTATGATCTTCGCGAAGCACTCAAGAAAATTAAAATTGAAGGTCGATTTTTGGAACCTGCTGAACTTTTTGATTTAAAACGTTCGCTGGAATCGGTCCGTGCAATTGTTAACTTTTTCAACAAACAGGAAGACGAACGTTTCCCTACACTAAAAGCCAAAACAAAAAACATTCAGGTTTTTCCGTACATATACGATCGTATTGACACCATCATCAATAAACTTGGAAAAATCCGCGACAACGCATCGCCGGAGTTGGCACAAATCCGGAAGAATATTTTTTCCATGCAGTCGAACATGTCGAAACGCTTGCATGCCATTTTAAAACAGGCACAAAAAGATGGTTTGGTTGAAGAGGATGCTTCGGTTTCCATTCGTGATGGCAGGGCTGTAATTCCAATAGCAGCAGGAAACAAACGCAAAATAAAAGGAATTGTTTACGACGAGTCTTCCACCGGAAAAACATCGTATATCGAACCCAACGAAATTGTTGAAATGAACAACGAAATCAGGGAACTCGAATACGCCGAACGCCGCGAAATCGTAAAAATCCTGACTGATTTTTCAAATGACATTCGTCCGTATCTGGAAGATCTTTTTTACTCGTACGACTTTTTAGGTGAAATTGATTTTATTCGTGCTAAAGCATTGTTGGCAGTAGAGTTTGATGCTCAGAAACCAGATTTCAGGGATGAAGCCATAATTGAATGGTACCATGCCATTCACCCGCTGCTGCTAAAAACACTACAAAAAGAAAAACGCAAAATTGTTCCTTTAGATATTAAACTAACGGAAGAAAAACACATATTATTGATTTCGGGTCCAAATGCCGGAGGGAAATCGGTTTGTTTAAAAACCACGGGTTTGTTGCAATACATGTTACAATGTGGATTGCTGATTCCTGTAAACGATGGCAGTAAAACGGGTATTTTTCATCAACTTTTTATCGATATTGGCGACGAACAATCCATGGAAAACGACCTGAGTACCTACAGTTCTCACCTTATGAACATGAAACATTTTGTACGGAACTGCGATCAGAAGACACTGGTACTTATCGACGAATTTGGAACCGGAACAGAACCGATGCTGGGTGGTGCCATTGCCGAGTCTATTCTCGACAAGCTTACGCAGCTGGGCACATTTGGCGTAATTACCACCCACTACACCAACTTAAAACACTTTGCCTCTTCGGCCGATGGAATTGCCAACGGTGCCATGTTGTACGATGCACAAAACATGAATCCGCTGTTTAAACTCGACATTGGAAAACCGGGTAGTTCGTTTGCTTTTGAAATTGCCCGCAAAATTGGCTTACCCGAAGACATTCTTGAAAAAGCCACTGAAAAGGTTGGGAAAGACCACATTGATTTTGACCGAAATTTACGTCAAATTAACCGCGACAAACGCTATTGGGAAACCAAACGAATGAAAATTCGTAAGGTGGAAAAAATTCTCGACGACACAGCGGAAAGCTATGAAACAGAATTGCAGGAAATTCAGAAACAACGCAAAGAAATTCTGAAAAAGGCAAAAGAAGAAGCCGATGCTCTTTTAAAGGGAGTAAACAAGCGGATTGAGAATACCATTCACGAAATTAAAAAGGCGCAGGCCGATAAAGAAAAAACCAAACAGGCACGCGAAAATCTGGTTGATTTAAAACAGGAAGTTGACCGTACCATAAATGCTGACGACGGACAGATTTCCAGGAAAATGGACAAACTGCGCCAACGAGAAAAGAACAGGAATAAACGCCGACCCGAGGAATTTAAAAAATCCATTCAGAAAGAGAAACTGGAAGAGCGGATTGAACTAAAACCCGGCGATAAAGTGCGTATTAAAGGGCAAGATACAATTGGCGATTTAATTGAATTAAATACCAAAAATGCAGTGGTTGCATTTGGACAGCTAATGACAACCATGCCGCGTAAAAACATTGAACGTTTAAGCAACAACGAAGCTAAAAAACTGGATAAAAAACGATACACAAAATCGACAACTTTAACCGACAGCTTTGCACAAAAACGCCTTACATTTAAACCCGAAATTGATATTCGGGGCGAGCGCGCCGAAGATGCCATTCGGAAAATCACCGAATTTATCGATGAAGCCATTATGTTTGAATCGGGCCAGCTTCGCATTTTGCATGGAAAAGGAAATGGAATTTTACGGCAGATAATTCGCGATTATTTACGCTCGGAACCTATGGTTCGCAGCTACAAAGACGAACATGTTGATTTTGGCGGATCGGGAATTACATTGGTTAATCTGGCGCTTTAA
- a CDS encoding PAS domain S-box protein, with protein MSTTVNKSTPAKVAISIAAGFLCILLSELHISLQGSVVQIDIPWTLLFPLVISFAYGIRYALISGIFGGAIYPFYLWPVNGWANVLSLIYILVLFVLVGIYSEYHNKNNRKYSLFKVKTVFILSYTLLLYVCIVWIYNFFLKMNPVSGSGEFANFYPRILLYQFFVKDGINFSLLVIFSDSLVKTNPVRRLLGLPIQSWMRNNTRIFVLSTLISTFIWAVIYVTGIILLPRELRIDSTYNTLSFFILFWSGGILGRVLIWYQELGLKSQDELLEEKNKVIESELKFRALFDNAPDMYLAISPNAVKVVVCNNTFLEKTGYERSEVVGSPITNYYSYPSDTDNRHISELLIANPNEIKDKELLIRKKDGGQIQVSLNVNSVKDGPGNISYYMLSLRDISLRLKAEKSLKQSEENFRLLVRNTFDGILISDPEGHYLYANKKAAEITGYSLEELLLLTTKQLTPVRQHSEVEKRIESQFKEGKELSHFEATLLQKSGNEILIEIAASITTWKGIPAQILSFRDITKRKQAEQELLFAKQKAVESDRLKSAFLANMSHEIRTPMNGILGFTSLLNEPGLSGEEQQQYIDIITKSGARMLDTVNDIIEISKIETGQVKVSFIEVDLNERIENLILFFNPEANSKGLELIYENVCVSSLIRTDENKLNSILTNLIKNALKFTEEGWVKIGCTQTADSIEISVTDTGIGIPFSRQEAVFNRFEQADIEDTNAFEGSGLGLAITKSYVEMLGGSIYLESVFGEGSTFKVTFPSDVLIIEKQKENTHINQSNKMGSNAKLNILIAEDDENSYLHLSILLNQYARNIIRKTNGADTVEYFKNNPDVDIILMDVKMPVMDGYQATREIRKFNSEVVIIAQTAYALEGDNLKALNAGCNDYITKPIKTEVLTSALNKYFNLN; from the coding sequence GTGAGTACAACTGTAAATAAGAGTACCCCAGCTAAAGTTGCTATTTCCATTGCAGCCGGATTTCTCTGTATTCTGCTATCTGAACTTCATATCTCGTTGCAAGGCTCCGTAGTACAAATCGACATTCCCTGGACTTTGCTGTTTCCTCTGGTTATTTCATTTGCATATGGAATTCGGTATGCTTTGATTTCCGGAATTTTTGGTGGAGCAATTTATCCGTTTTATTTGTGGCCGGTAAACGGATGGGCAAATGTACTTTCCCTAATTTACATATTGGTTTTGTTTGTTTTGGTGGGTATTTATTCCGAATACCACAACAAAAATAACCGCAAATACTCACTGTTTAAAGTAAAAACAGTGTTCATACTTTCATATACTTTGTTGCTCTATGTTTGTATTGTTTGGATTTATAATTTTTTTCTGAAAATGAATCCGGTATCGGGAAGTGGCGAGTTTGCAAATTTTTATCCACGAATTTTGTTGTATCAGTTTTTTGTAAAGGATGGAATTAACTTTTCGCTGCTTGTAATTTTTAGCGATTCGTTGGTAAAAACAAATCCGGTTCGGCGTTTATTGGGACTTCCCATTCAGTCGTGGATGAGAAATAATACCAGGATATTTGTTTTAAGTACTTTGATTTCAACATTTATTTGGGCTGTAATTTATGTAACAGGCATTATTCTTCTTCCTAGAGAACTACGAATTGATTCAACGTATAATACCTTATCATTTTTTATCCTATTCTGGAGTGGTGGAATATTAGGACGTGTATTGATCTGGTACCAGGAATTAGGATTAAAATCGCAGGATGAACTGCTTGAAGAGAAAAATAAAGTTATTGAAAGTGAGTTGAAATTCAGAGCCTTGTTTGACAATGCTCCGGATATGTATTTAGCCATTTCGCCCAATGCGGTTAAAGTTGTGGTTTGTAACAATACCTTTCTTGAAAAAACGGGCTACGAGAGAAGCGAGGTTGTCGGCTCTCCAATCACAAACTATTATTCGTATCCTTCCGATACAGATAACCGACATATTTCGGAATTACTGATTGCCAATCCAAACGAAATAAAAGACAAAGAATTACTTATACGTAAAAAGGACGGTGGCCAAATTCAGGTTAGTTTAAATGTAAATTCAGTAAAAGATGGCCCGGGGAATATTTCGTATTATATGTTGTCGTTGAGAGATATTAGTTTGCGTTTAAAAGCAGAGAAAAGCCTAAAACAAAGCGAAGAGAATTTCAGGTTGCTGGTTCGTAATACGTTTGATGGAATTTTAATCAGCGATCCGGAGGGGCATTATTTATATGCCAATAAAAAGGCGGCAGAAATTACAGGCTATTCCTTGGAAGAGTTGTTGCTGCTTACAACAAAACAATTAACGCCTGTACGGCAGCATTCGGAAGTTGAGAAAAGAATTGAGAGTCAGTTTAAGGAAGGCAAAGAGTTGAGCCATTTTGAGGCCACACTTTTGCAGAAATCAGGAAATGAGATTCTGATTGAAATTGCTGCTTCAATTACAACCTGGAAAGGAATACCTGCCCAGATTTTATCGTTTAGGGATATTACAAAAAGAAAGCAGGCTGAGCAGGAGTTGCTTTTTGCCAAACAAAAGGCAGTGGAAAGTGACCGCTTAAAATCAGCCTTTCTTGCAAACATGAGTCATGAAATACGAACGCCGATGAATGGCATTCTTGGCTTTACATCGCTGTTGAACGAGCCAGGTCTCTCAGGGGAGGAACAACAGCAATACATTGATATTATTACAAAAAGTGGTGCCCGAATGCTGGACACCGTAAATGATATTATTGAGATTTCGAAAATAGAAACCGGACAGGTAAAAGTAAGTTTTATCGAAGTTGATTTAAACGAGCGAATTGAGAACCTGATTTTATTTTTTAATCCGGAGGCAAACAGCAAAGGATTGGAGTTAATTTATGAAAATGTTTGCGTTTCATCCCTGATCAGAACTGATGAAAACAAACTAAATTCAATATTGACAAATCTGATAAAAAATGCCCTTAAGTTTACCGAAGAAGGATGGGTTAAGATTGGTTGCACTCAAACCGCAGACTCGATTGAAATTTCGGTTACAGACACCGGAATTGGTATCCCGTTTAGCCGTCAGGAGGCAGTTTTTAACCGGTTCGAACAAGCTGATATTGAAGACACAAATGCCTTTGAAGGTTCGGGATTGGGATTGGCAATAACAAAATCGTATGTTGAAATGCTGGGTGGTTCCATTTATTTGGAATCGGTTTTTGGTGAAGGTTCTACTTTTAAAGTAACGTTTCCGTCAGATGTTCTTATTATCGAAAAACAGAAGGAAAATACTCACATCAATCAGTCAAATAAAATGGGATCAAATGCCAAACTAAATATTTTGATTGCTGAAGATGATGAAAACAGCTATTTGCATTTGTCAATTCTTTTAAACCAATATGCGCGGAATATTATTCGAAAAACAAATGGTGCCGACACCGTTGAATATTTTAAAAATAACCCGGATGTTGATATAATTTTAATGGATGTTAAAATGCCGGTTATGGATGGATATCAGGCAACCAGGGAAATTCGAAAGTTTAATTCTGAAGTGGTAATTATCGCTCAAACGGCCTATGCATTAGAGGGCGATAACCTAAAAGCTTTAAATGCGGGCTGCAACGATTACATTACAAAGCCGATTAAAACAGAGGTGCTAACATCGGCGTTAAACAAATATTTTAATTTAAACTGA
- a CDS encoding VOC family protein, with amino-acid sequence MKKVAGIGGVFFKTNDPEKMKDWYSKNLGLVTNEYGSVFEFRKSDEPDEKGYSVWSPFNNDTTYFEPSGKDFMINYRVENIEDLVQELKEAGVVICDEIETFEYGKFVHILDPENNKIELWEPVDKVFTVMYEGKTTK; translated from the coding sequence ATGAAAAAAGTAGCTGGAATTGGTGGTGTTTTCTTCAAAACAAATGATCCGGAAAAAATGAAAGACTGGTACAGTAAAAATCTGGGTTTAGTTACCAATGAGTATGGATCTGTTTTTGAATTCAGAAAATCAGACGAACCCGATGAAAAAGGATACTCAGTTTGGAGCCCGTTTAACAACGATACAACTTATTTTGAGCCATCGGGAAAAGACTTTATGATTAACTACCGCGTTGAAAATATTGAGGACTTGGTTCAGGAATTAAAAGAGGCCGGAGTTGTAATTTGCGATGAGATTGAAACCTTCGAATATGGTAAGTTTGTACATATTCTCGATCCTGAAAATAATAAAATTGAACTTTGGGAACCTGTCGATAAGGTTTTCACGGTAATGTACGAAGGGAAAACCACAAAATAA
- a CDS encoding right-handed parallel beta-helix repeat-containing protein translates to MKQFINLLIFVTTISFGFHQAKASEASDTSYIYLKDYGLAKTKKKNCIKYINKAIEDLKSDQPTVLVFSRGEYHFYPDGCQTRTYFESNTTDKNPKVCAFLFENKKNLVIDGRGSTLIFHGIMQPFTFDNCSNITLRNISIDWENPLIAQAEVLKTTEQYIDLGINHKEFPYQLQDNQLVFDVSGAEGNAWKGTMEFDRKGRYVVPQTGDMGCLGEDWNNYQAATTMPGVVRLQYNFKRKPTVGNFLVLRHAERTHSGVFITESKNISIKNLNLYHACGLGILAQFSEDLTFSEYRAIPNKNKNHYFGGGDDGLQISNCKGNITVSNCEFEGLMDDPINVHGTSVQIQEIISATELKCKFMHHQSVGLKWGHPNDVINFIENEKMYSLGNGKIVAFKPIDKETFTIAFSTALPKGLEAGDALENLTWSPNLWVKNTQFKSCRARGLLVSTPGTVVIENNHFESSGSAILIAGDVNGWFESGAVSDVLIKNNTFTDLCNTSSYQFCEAIISIYPNLLSRSDNTQAFHKNIRIENNSFAPFDYPILFALSVDGLFFENNIVTQSYQFTPYHNRQYNFTFENCKNVTVLNNQFSEDLLGKNILLKKTGKSELKSDLDDLFKIEVF, encoded by the coding sequence ATGAAGCAATTTATAAACCTTCTGATTTTTGTTACAACAATTTCGTTTGGATTTCATCAGGCAAAAGCCTCGGAAGCTTCCGATACAAGCTACATTTATTTAAAAGACTACGGACTGGCAAAAACTAAAAAGAAAAACTGTATTAAATACATCAATAAAGCAATCGAAGATTTAAAGAGCGATCAACCAACCGTTCTGGTGTTTTCGAGAGGTGAATATCATTTCTACCCCGACGGATGCCAGACTCGTACCTATTTTGAATCAAATACCACCGACAAAAATCCTAAGGTTTGTGCCTTTCTATTCGAGAACAAAAAAAATCTCGTGATTGACGGCAGAGGCAGCACCCTCATTTTTCATGGAATTATGCAACCATTTACGTTTGACAACTGCAGCAACATAACACTACGAAATATTAGCATCGATTGGGAAAATCCGCTAATTGCCCAGGCTGAAGTACTAAAAACAACCGAGCAATACATTGACTTAGGCATAAATCACAAAGAGTTCCCCTATCAACTGCAAGACAATCAACTTGTTTTCGATGTATCCGGAGCTGAAGGAAATGCGTGGAAAGGCACCATGGAATTTGACAGAAAGGGACGCTATGTTGTTCCCCAAACAGGTGATATGGGATGTTTGGGCGAGGATTGGAACAATTACCAGGCTGCCACTACTATGCCGGGTGTGGTACGTTTGCAATACAATTTTAAAAGGAAACCGACAGTCGGAAATTTTCTTGTTTTAAGACATGCAGAACGAACTCATTCGGGAGTTTTTATAACAGAATCGAAAAATATCTCAATTAAAAATCTGAATTTATATCATGCCTGTGGCTTGGGAATTCTGGCCCAGTTCAGCGAGGATTTAACTTTTTCAGAATACAGGGCAATTCCCAACAAAAACAAAAACCATTATTTTGGAGGAGGCGACGATGGTCTGCAGATTTCAAACTGCAAAGGCAATATTACGGTAAGCAATTGCGAATTCGAGGGGCTCATGGACGATCCGATAAATGTACACGGAACAAGCGTTCAAATACAGGAAATTATTTCGGCAACTGAATTAAAATGCAAATTTATGCATCACCAAAGTGTTGGTCTCAAATGGGGACACCCAAATGATGTGATAAATTTTATTGAAAACGAAAAAATGTATTCGCTTGGCAATGGAAAAATTGTTGCCTTTAAACCCATCGACAAGGAAACTTTCACCATCGCATTTTCAACGGCTCTTCCAAAAGGTCTGGAAGCCGGCGATGCTTTGGAAAATCTCACGTGGTCGCCAAACTTATGGGTTAAAAACACACAATTCAAAAGTTGCCGCGCGCGGGGACTGCTGGTATCAACTCCCGGCACGGTGGTTATCGAAAATAATCATTTTGAATCGAGTGGCAGTGCGATACTAATTGCCGGCGATGTAAACGGCTGGTTCGAATCGGGAGCTGTTAGTGATGTTCTGATCAAAAACAATACTTTCACCGATTTATGCAATACAAGTTCATACCAGTTTTGTGAAGCAATTATATCAATTTATCCCAATCTTTTGTCAAGAAGCGATAACACCCAGGCATTTCATAAAAACATACGCATTGAGAACAACTCATTTGCACCATTTGATTATCCCATATTATTTGCCCTATCGGTAGATGGTTTGTTTTTTGAAAACAATATAGTAACCCAAAGCTACCAGTTTACTCCTTACCACAACCGGCAGTACAATTTCACATTTGAGAACTGCAAAAATGTTACAGTCCTTAACAATCAGTTTTCAGAAGATCTATTGGGAAAAAATATTCTCTTAAAAAAAACCGGAAAATCTGAATTAAAATCAGACCTCGATGATCTCTTCAAAATTGAAGTATTCTAA
- a CDS encoding HU family DNA-binding protein produces MNKAQLIDAMAEKSGLSKADAKKALDAFVAATTDSLKGGDRVALIGFGSFSVSERGARTGRNPQTGKEITIPAKKVVKFKAGAELADAVS; encoded by the coding sequence ATGAACAAAGCACAATTAATTGATGCTATGGCCGAAAAATCAGGCCTAAGTAAAGCTGACGCGAAAAAAGCTCTGGATGCATTTGTAGCTGCAACAACTGACTCACTTAAAGGTGGTGACAGAGTAGCTCTTATTGGATTCGGTTCATTCTCTGTATCTGAACGTGGTGCGAGAACTGGTAGAAACCCACAAACCGGTAAAGAAATTACTATTCCAGCTAAAAAAGTTGTTAAATTTAAAGCTGGTGCTGAATTAGCTGACGCAGTTTCGTAA
- a CDS encoding RNA methyltransferase → MDKDLLNHLSEYITPRRNELFERTLAMRTKYITIVLEDIFQPQNASAVLRTCDCFGIQDVHIIENRNEFQDDSEVSLGSSKWLNLHKYNEAGNNSIETIKKLKEQGYRIVATTPHTNDQELQDFDISKGKTALVFGSELPGITDNILNEADEFLKIPMYGFTESFNISVSAAVILHHLTLKMRQTEGLKWQLSEDERDALKMDWIRKTIKRSELIEKRFWEEHGKK, encoded by the coding sequence ATGGACAAAGACTTGTTAAACCATTTATCTGAATACATTACTCCACGCAGAAACGAACTTTTTGAACGTACATTGGCCATGCGGACGAAGTACATTACAATTGTACTTGAAGATATTTTCCAACCTCAAAATGCAAGCGCAGTATTACGTACCTGCGATTGTTTTGGGATACAGGATGTTCATATTATAGAAAACAGAAATGAATTTCAGGATGATTCTGAAGTATCGTTGGGATCGTCGAAATGGTTGAATTTGCACAAGTACAACGAAGCCGGCAACAACAGCATTGAAACCATTAAAAAGCTAAAAGAACAAGGCTACCGGATTGTTGCAACCACACCTCATACAAATGACCAGGAATTGCAGGATTTCGATATTTCGAAAGGAAAAACGGCGCTCGTATTTGGTTCTGAGCTTCCCGGAATAACAGACAATATATTAAACGAAGCCGACGAGTTTCTTAAAATACCCATGTATGGATTTACCGAAAGTTTTAACATATCGGTTTCGGCTGCAGTTATTTTACATCATTTAACCTTAAAAATGCGTCAGACAGAAGGTTTAAAATGGCAACTTAGTGAAGATGAAAGAGACGCACTAAAAATGGATTGGATCAGGAAAACAATTAAACGAAGTGAATTGATTGAAAAACGTTTCTGGGAAGAACACGGAAAAAAGTAA
- a CDS encoding glycosyltransferase family 2 protein, translating into MILTILFWSLLIILFYTYVGYALILWFLVKIKKSFSALKKIANEAGYQPDVCLFVTAFNERDYIQQKVQNSFQLNYPQEKIQYLWVTDGSNDGTPDLLKQMDDRLEVYHQDERRGKMHAMNRGMKFVKAPIVIFSDSNTVLGKDSIVEIVNSFSNPKVGCVAGEKRIVEKESESAAGAGEGLYWKMESWIKRNDSELNSAVGAVGELFAIRTELFEEVETDTLLDDFIISLRIAQKGYKIAYTPNAYAEETASLNVKEELKRKVRIAAGGIQTIFRLKSLLNPFKYGILTWQYFSHKVLRWALAPLSLFLLFVVSVFMFSDQEIVARTHFYALFLYLQLACYLVAAFGWYFENRKMRVKVFFVPYYFVMINYASVRGIFRYFKGKQSVNWEKSKRA; encoded by the coding sequence ATGATATTAACCATTCTGTTTTGGTCCTTACTTATTATTCTTTTTTATACGTACGTGGGGTATGCCCTAATTCTTTGGTTCCTTGTAAAAATAAAAAAGTCATTTTCTGCATTAAAAAAGATTGCGAATGAAGCAGGTTACCAACCGGATGTTTGCCTTTTTGTAACCGCTTTTAACGAAAGAGACTATATACAGCAAAAAGTACAAAACTCGTTTCAGCTCAATTATCCGCAAGAAAAAATACAGTATCTCTGGGTTACCGATGGTTCAAACGACGGAACTCCTGACCTTCTGAAACAAATGGATGACAGGCTGGAAGTTTACCACCAGGATGAGAGACGCGGGAAAATGCATGCCATGAACCGCGGGATGAAATTTGTAAAAGCACCAATCGTAATCTTTTCCGATTCGAATACAGTCCTGGGAAAAGATTCGATTGTTGAAATTGTGAACAGTTTTAGTAATCCGAAGGTAGGTTGTGTGGCAGGAGAAAAACGAATTGTAGAGAAAGAATCAGAATCGGCAGCCGGAGCAGGGGAGGGTTTGTACTGGAAGATGGAATCCTGGATTAAAAGAAATGATTCGGAGCTTAATTCGGCTGTGGGTGCCGTGGGCGAATTGTTTGCAATACGCACCGAGCTTTTTGAGGAAGTTGAAACCGATACGCTGCTCGATGATTTTATTATCTCGTTGCGAATTGCCCAAAAGGGGTATAAAATTGCATATACTCCAAATGCGTATGCAGAGGAAACAGCATCGTTAAATGTAAAGGAAGAATTAAAACGTAAGGTTCGGATTGCGGCTGGAGGTATCCAAACCATATTTCGACTAAAAAGCCTGCTCAATCCGTTTAAGTATGGAATCTTAACGTGGCAGTATTTTTCGCATAAAGTTTTACGCTGGGCTTTGGCACCACTTTCGCTTTTTTTATTGTTTGTAGTGTCTGTTTTTATGTTTTCTGATCAGGAGATTGTAGCAAGAACCCATTTTTATGCCTTGTTTTTGTATCTGCAACTGGCTTGTTATTTGGTGGCAGCGTTTGGTTGGTATTTCGAAAACCGCAAGATGCGCGTAAAGGTGTTTTTTGTTCCCTATTATTTTGTAATGATTAATTATGCTTCCGTGCGTGGGATCTTTCGCTATTTTAAAGGGAAACAGTCAGTTAATTGGGAAAAGTCTAAACGTGCATAA
- a CDS encoding glycosyltransferase family 4 protein: MKILQVTNKVPYPTKDGGAIACMNLTKGFAHLGHDVTVLTMNTLKHHVTEDEIPESVKDVAKFELVDVPARINIIGALVNFIFSGKPYNAVRFIDRKFGKALAQLLDENTYDVIQLEGLYVCPYIPIIRRKSKATIVYRSHNIEFEIWERAAQMASGLRKFYLNNLSKRIKRFEIALINHYDLLVPITERDGELLDNLGNTRKKHISQTGIDASVLVPNSKNLEHPSLFHIGSLEWAPNQEGLVWFLENCWAEIHQKYPSLRFYIAGRNAPVWLQNRFNLPNVIFEGEVADAYQFINSKSIMLVPLFSGSGMRIKIIEGMALGKSIITTPIGAEGIGVSANENIVIAEDAAEFVSKISQLVEDQFFYEKIGRNAIEFILEKFDNLAAAAKLIEFYKENSK, from the coding sequence ATGAAAATACTACAGGTAACAAACAAGGTGCCGTATCCAACAAAAGATGGTGGTGCTATTGCCTGTATGAATCTTACCAAAGGATTTGCTCATTTGGGGCACGATGTTACAGTGTTAACTATGAACACGCTCAAACATCATGTTACCGAAGATGAAATCCCGGAATCGGTAAAAGATGTTGCAAAATTCGAATTGGTTGATGTACCTGCCCGGATAAATATAATCGGGGCACTTGTGAATTTTATTTTTTCAGGTAAACCATACAATGCTGTTCGTTTTATCGATAGAAAATTTGGAAAGGCTTTGGCGCAACTTCTGGATGAAAACACCTACGATGTAATTCAACTTGAAGGTTTGTATGTTTGTCCGTATATTCCCATAATCCGACGCAAATCGAAGGCTACCATCGTTTATCGTTCGCATAATATCGAATTCGAGATATGGGAACGGGCTGCTCAAATGGCTTCCGGCTTACGAAAATTTTACCTGAACAATCTTTCGAAACGTATTAAACGTTTTGAAATAGCTCTGATAAATCATTACGATTTATTGGTGCCCATAACGGAACGCGACGGAGAGTTGTTGGATAATTTGGGAAATACGCGTAAAAAGCACATTTCGCAAACCGGAATTGATGCGTCGGTACTGGTTCCAAATTCAAAAAATCTCGAGCACCCTTCATTGTTTCACATCGGGTCGTTGGAGTGGGCGCCTAATCAGGAAGGCCTGGTTTGGTTTTTGGAAAATTGCTGGGCCGAAATTCATCAAAAATACCCGTCGTTAAGATTCTATATTGCCGGAAGAAATGCACCTGTTTGGCTGCAAAACCGATTTAACTTGCCAAATGTAATTTTCGAAGGCGAAGTTGCAGACGCTTACCAGTTTATAAATTCAAAATCGATTATGCTTGTTCCGCTTTTCTCGGGAAGTGGAATGCGTATTAAAATTATTGAAGGAATGGCTTTGGGGAAAAGTATTATTACCACTCCAATTGGAGCTGAAGGAATTGGTGTTAGTGCCAACGAAAATATTGTAATTGCCGAGGATGCAGCTGAATTTGTAAGTAAAATATCTCAACTTGTCGAGGATCAGTTTTTTTACGAGAAAATAGGAAGAAACGCAATTGAGTTTATACTCGAAAAATTTGATAATTTAGCAGCAGCAGCTAAACTTATCGAGTTTTATAAAGAGAATTCAAAATGA